A stretch of DNA from Bombus huntii isolate Logan2020A chromosome 15, iyBomHunt1.1, whole genome shotgun sequence:
AACAGTAGCACAGTCTTTCTGTCAGACCATAAAAGCCACCGAACATTCATAACAGCGATTCCAACTCTCGTtggatattaaataaatactaaACGATTCGTATCAAGAAGACCATCTTTCGTTTTACCAAAAATGCTCAGAAAAAGATAGTGGAACTCACCGAAATACTTGTCTGGCTCTAGGCCTGAATCTTTGTCTAATCCgcatatgacaaaataatccGCGAATCTCTGAGGATGTTGCTCTGGTCCGCGCATTATTCCCAAGCTCCCGTTCATCTTACCCGGAGAAAAAGGTCAGATACGGCTCACCTCCGCGGTAGACGAAGAAGCACCCTCACGAAAACGATTTCCACATTATGGACCTCCACGAAACTGTCATTTCACGCGACAGCGAAACAACAGCTGATGTTGACGCGTACAGAACGTAACGCACGACTCCGCGGAGTGCGGATCTCGCCGCGAATAATTGATCTTTACTTTGTCACGTGAACTTGCCTACAAATCGATTCTCGTAGTCGGGGCTGAAAGCTGGCgcgtaattttaaattataagatCTATCcgaatttacaaattaaaatactgAATACATACAAATAAATCGTTTCATCATCATTtagatttctatattttttcatttttatttgatttgaatttgTTCAACGAGTCCGAGTATTGGTTGATGTTCATtgagaaataatatttattgagAACTTTAACTTATAGTCTTTATATAAAACAGAATGCCTACGTTATTATTTTCCTAcgttatttttgtaaataatagaTTTgtgaaaaagatagaaaaggaTAAAGTTTCACTGtggtttaaataaattttttaaaagataatTTATACAATTGTTTAAAACAGTATGAAGTAATAATCTGAACAAtttgtacatattatatatatatatataacaatttttatcttGATTTCCAATCACATATTTTTGTACAAACataaataaaagcaaaaattaattattatcacgtgataaaaaattttcaagATTTCTTGGTACAATAATAAATctagttatttatttacataaaatacaaatttaagaAAAGATTTGTGGTTgctttataactttatataatattacattatatgttatatattattttcattttgtcTCAGTTATGGTCATGAAATTTTATCTCTttttcgaggattattatataaatcacAGATGAGAAATAATGAAATGATTAATATATGTGCGTGTAGTATAAATACATTTCGCGTTGGTAAAACTGATAATTTATCGCGCCATCTGTACAATAGTGCACAAATGTTTGTTCACTCATGGACAGGTTAGATTTGTGCAGTTCAAGttaaatttctttcaatataataatatagtaaaAGAGTATAggattttcacatttttacgGATGATGGAGGAAGTTGacaatataattattcattCATTGCGTCAAATAGGCTGGTAAGATCTATTTTCTGCGACGTTTTATGCATTTAATAAACTCTTGATATCTGATGTCAACCGGTTTTATATGACTGAAAGTGGGCGGTGATATTTAtgtgaattatattttatacttccaaatgataatttgtaatttattttatcaaacaGGAAGACATTACGatattacttaaaaaaaaatatatatatatatatatatatatatatatatatatatatatttcgacATTGAAACAGTGTTTGCAAATActaaatgattaaaaaatagtTGCAAAAGTGTgatataatttttgaattaaTTGCAAgattgtataaaaaaatttattttaatttgttctACATGTATATTGCAGAGTTTGATTATCAAcctaaataatatttatttgacaCATATGTTATGTAAATTACATTACTTAACGCTGCTTTAGCAATTCAGAATTAAATAAAGtattattcatataaaaatactttgCAAATTTTTAACATCAATTTTTTTAGTGACATAACAGAGAATATAACAAATCTCAGTGGTTTTAACACAGAATTGGTAGTAGAGGCAACGGTAAAATGTTTAGACATAATAAGACCAGGACTTGGATTATCAACAATTTTACCTATAAATATGGCAGCCAGATTTCGACTAGGTGCTACACTTGCTCAAGCATGTTCAGTAAGattttataaacatataaattatttatgcaattttgatattttaattttattggcATCTTGTTTCTAAATTTAGGAATTAGGATACAAAGGTGATATTGGTtatcaaacatttttatatagcTCAGAAGCAGACCTAAGGAAAGTTTTCATGTTtcttattgaaaaattaccgaaagaaagtgataaaccTCTAAGCGAACCTGTTAGCAATATTGCATTACTAGAAAAATCTATAGCAACTGTAATAACACAGAGTCTATCAGTTTCATGGTTACCACATTATTGCCATACAAAAGGATTTAGAAATAGAGGACGGGCAAGAATCGCTTATAAATCTGTGAATTTAGAAGTTCCAAAAATGGACAGTAAAGAAGGTAATATTGCTtacatttaatgtattttaatattataataatattttgattagaaaattttgtttGTCATAGAATATCAAGATTATTGCATACATTATCTGCAATCTGTGCCTGAGCAAGTGCAAAATGAATCATCACTTCTACCTTCTTTGATATCTTACAATGCAAGAGCTCTTCATACACATTCAATGAGTATTCTTGATCAAATAAATTGgttaaataaacaatattgCGATAAAATTATTGAGGCTAATATATCTGGTGATGTTAATTTTCTGAATGGAAATTCAATAAAAGATAGAACATTACCTTCCAAAGtaagctttaaaaatattgataacGATGTTCACACAGTCTCATTCTAGACtgttttattaattgtttattatCTTTCTGTATATAGCAACCTCAGATAAAAGATAATGGCACTAAAGAAATTAAGATTATAGAACAAAAAGTATTAAATAAGATGGAAAAACAAGACTTACagatagaaaaaataaaaatagaatgtGAGTGTTCCAGAAATGACATAGAAAAATTGCAAGATGCAATCAAGAAGCTAAGTACCAGTGTAGCACaagtaacaataaattatcaaaatgaGGAGAAAGAGTTAACAATTAATGAAGAACAAAAAAAGATTAAAGCAAGAATTTATGATCTGTTTCAAGATGgggaagaaaatattaagaaactAGAGACAGCAATTGAAGTTACTACAAGTAAATTAATCAATTTAGGTAATCAGTGGGAGAAACATAGAGTGCCTCTAATCCAAAAGTATAgacaagaaagagaaaagcaTTCTACTAAAGCTGTAAGTACTATCatcgtaatataaaataaaattcaaattattcacgtaaattcaaaatttcatgcattgaatatatatatttagagtGTAAGTCAGAAGAAGCTCGATGATATTAAGTTACtaaaagagaaggagagagaatTACAAGAAGAATGTCGTAATAAAGATCAACAATACTCACAATTAGTAATCGAAGTTCAAAAACTCCCTAAAGAAGTGAATAGGTCCGCATATACTCAACgaattttagaaataattaacaatattaGAAAACAAAGAGATGAGATTAATAAAGTATTAGCTGACACGCGTGAAATCCAAAAAGAAATTAACACACTTACAGGCAGATTAGAAAGGTCCTTTACTGTTGCTGatgaattaatatttcgaGATGCAAGAACGAATGAGGCATCAAGAAAAGCTTATAAACTATTGGCCACACTTCATTCTGATTGTAGTGAACTCGTAAGTTTAGTAGAAGAAACAGGTGCGACTATAAGAGAAATAAGAGACTTAGAAGAGCAGGTAAATATTGTATAGTATAAAGGTAATAATATCTTTGAAGATGACTTTTATATTGCTGTCATATTATTGAAACCTAATATAATTAGAGAGTTATAATGGATTTTAGATTGATTGTGAAGCTACAAAAAATGTTGGAGCAAATTTGGAAAGGATAACTGCTGATTTGAGACAAATGAAACAAGAAACAGCAGAATTAACGGCACAATTACAGAGTAAAACTTcgtgatttttatataatctgtgatattacgatatattatttgtaataaCAATGACCAGGTAAAGTTccattaacactttgactgccatgTTGGTCATATATGACTGGCCACAGTTTCTCCTGTGACGCCACAGTGGTCATTGGTGACCAGAGCGcttgaacttcttacaattgtaaaatgtatgaaaattgacagttagggcattttgaatataaccgataaatagaagatactttgaaacaaaaagtgccccattgaacaattaaacacttttattagaatatcaataaaagaaaatgcgaacaaatcttgcatctaacactgcactgtgtttgcatccatatctttgaggggtaatctacgaatattattataaacacagcttagaaaataatcgtaaatgctgctttataatcatatatataattgaagttagaagtgtgcacataccttactattatatatagaatgagcaaatactgtttactaatatcttctacacaTCTCAACATCTGAACGTTTTGCTTACAACGAAATGACAAAggcgaatggtttgttgaaaccaacgaagccttgttataatatgtcgctatcaactATTACCAAGGCGCCACcttttgccattatatgctttgaataataaaaatactcccaTGGCGTCTTGAGCAAAACGtgtgatttcggcgtggcagtcaaagtgttaatgtTAAAGATAGAATGAGCTAAAgctttaattagaaaatttttaccaaaagtgaaattatattattgcATTTACAGAACATTCCTCATAAACAAATACGATTACGAAGACCAAATTTTATAGTTATGCAGGATTTGATATATTGCTGCCtataaaatagtttttaacagttattctaaatttaaaaGTAACTGTTAAAACTGTGCCTTGGCCCAAAGTTGTGTGTAACGTAAAATTATACGTAATTCGCTAATCGTGTTTATAAGAGGGCCAAGATGTGACATAAATGGATTCAATATCAACGCTCAAACGGAACGTTATTTGCTACAAAGcctaataatttttttagcATAAACTTTAATTGTACAGTTAACTTCCATATTTCTAAGAAATAAGTGGCTTTGGAGATATCCGCTATAAACTTACATAATAAACATTTAAGAAAATACTTTAAGGAATTATGTACAAAATATGAGAGATAAATAATGTGATACATATTTTTActgttttttattattataaacccTTTATTCATAGTTTTCGaaagtatttaatttattaaggTTTTAACTATAcacatttattaaaaaattataaatatgtcAAAAATTACTCTTTCTGAATTTAAAGCATTGGTGgtatatattctttttctccttctaaTTTCTTCAGTTTCCTTTGAGCGCCATGTTTGCTAAGGagtttttccatattttccttttcctttgcTTCCATTTCTTCTATCTGTAGTTctatttcttcttcattttcaaagaaagttaaaaatcgttcttgtttcttcatttcttctttcaatttgtttatttccaGCAGTTTGGCCTCTCGATTCATTTCCTCTATCTGtttatctaatattaattgtctttttctttcccattcggtatatttctgaaatattaagcaaaataataaataatagatttaattaatacccgttttgtattttttaatgtattttcaATTACCTGCAACTGATCATTTATATCTATATCGTGTTGCTTTTCAACCGCagatttaacattattttctaATGCTTCAATTAAATTATCCTTACacaaattcttttcttttaacccattgACTTCTAACATTAATTGTTCAAATTCATTTGTTGCTTTTTCTTTATGTACTTTTTCtttgtcattttcaattaaGTCAAAAACTTCATTGTAAACAATATCTCCATTGAATTCATTTAACCATTGTTTTATTGACTTTGATGCAtcttgatattttttatataatattagaCCTCTCAGTTGACAAGTCCTTCCTAGTGtattattcataaattttccCTGGAAAGCCAGTGTTTTTCCAATTAAATCAATTGGATCAGTAAGATCAAAATGGTCATCAAAGAAAGGATTTCTAAGATAATTCACacgtatttttacttcttCTTTAGTATCTTCTATTGGTTCTGATGGCTTTTGCCATGTATCTGTATgttctaaatatttatgacaagcATATATAGATAGTGCATTAGTTATCAAGTTGTCAGTATCCTCTTGCAACATAGGCAAAACAGCAACTTTTACGGCACTGGcataatcttctttttttatatatgcATCCATGAGCATGTTGTAACACACATAATCGGGAAAAATACCATATTTAAGTCTGTCATGTAACACATTCATAAGTTGTTCAGTAAGATcattatcaaataaatatcttatGACAGCATGATGTGTTGAATCTAAGGTATTTGTTGTTTCTGCACTTTTTCGTAGTTTCTGGATTATACTCAATAATTCTTCTACCTGATCTTTGCTTCGTATGGTATTTGCAAATATATCTATGTCTATGGCACTAACTTTTccatcaataaaaaatttattgtccAAGGTTATAAATAAATCCTCCGGTTTGTATTTTTGGAGTAACGGAAATTGCAGACGAGCTTTCCATGCATTCTCGCACCGGTACGCTTCTGATAAAAAAGACCGTTTTTGCACCACAGTTTTGTGGAACTCATGATACAATTTTCTACCAGACctaaatattttcaacattttGTACTCCATtttttgtcattagatcatATTCTTAAAAAGGTAGCTttgatatctttttatttgtgcAATCAAATCAAACAGAAAGGTTACAATTACGATtgtaatataatgtataaaatgAAGTATGTTATGTTAATTTAAATGTGCACAGTACTAATAAAATCAAGCTGTAATTCTTATTTACGCGTTTCTATTTACATTACCCATTATAAACTATATATTTCCCAAAATTTTGAGAGTACTTTCAATATAAACACATTTGATTTCAATGAATCCAGCTGCCTGTAAGTCAGCTGCTATCGCGCATACGCGTGTGGTGAACTTTCGGATATTCAAGTTATATATGCGTGTGTTTATAAATAGTTAGTATGTACATATAGTTAAGAAACAGTGTATTTTGTATTAGatcaaaatcatttttaatcATTGTTTGGGAGATAATAAATACTTTCTGGAATGGTGAGGAATATAAATGAATTTGCAAATTATCACGATATAAAGGTTATGTTATTCATGATATGCGACAGTTGCAAagacgaattaaaaattttttcagTATTCGATAGTTAATAAAACTGAAAATGCTCATGAAGATAGCATTTGGACCTGTGCTTGGGGCtgtttaaagaagaaaaaggaattaCAGCAGGATAATGAAGATTCACGGTAATTAATTTCGatgtattttttatcatttatatacTTCTGTACAATTTTCTTCATTATATGGCAGTGAATCGATGCAGTTTAATGGGAATGAGACAGTCGAATATTTAGTAACCGGTTCAGTCGATGATGTCGTCAAAGTTTGGGAACAAAAAGACAAAAGTTTACaactaaaatataaattaactGGTCACTCGCTTGGTGTGGTATCTGTTGCAGTTAATTCAGATGGTTCAAgtgaataattaataaaaacacaaaattatttgcatgtattttattttaatgaatatatTAATGTTAGCAGAGCTATATGATATGTACACACATGCTTCCAGAATGTGCATCAAGTTCACTAGACTCAAGTTTAAAACTATGGAATTTGCAAACAGGAGAGAAAATATCAAGCATTGAAGTAGGTCCTGTAGATATTTGGACAGTGGTATTTTCTCCAGATGATAAATTCATTGTATCTGGTAGTCATTCAggtaaaatacatttatatgGAACAGACAGTGGCAAACAAGAACAAACTTTAGATACCAGAGGtggaaaatttatattgaGCGTTGCctatgtatgtattttaaacatttatattgtataattttgtgCAAAAATAACACAAGATAgtttttgtattatataattactTATTTTAGAGCCCTGATGGTAAATACATTGCTAGTGGCGCAATTGATGGGattatcaatatttttgaTGTTACATATGGAAAAGTTTTACGTACATTGGAAGgtaataacaaattttgttaataagttaTTGATGatttacaattattaatatgtatttgaaatattttaggTCATGCAATGCCTATCAGGTCTCTTTGTTTTTCACCAGATTCTCAATTACTTCTTACCGCATCAGATGATGGACATATGAAACTGTATGACGTGTAAGTAATTCATAGTTTCAATTCgcataaaatagaaatatgatTAAAACATTGAAACATTAATATATTCCTTCTTATTCTTACATATAGAAAAGATGCTAATTTAGCAGGAACTATGTCAGGTCATGCCTCATGGGTACTTGGTGTTGCTTTTGCTCCAAATGGTCAACAGTTTGCATCTAGTAGTTCAGATCATACAGTTAAAGTATGGGAACTAGCCCAAAGACAATGCTTACATACATTTAATGAACACAATGATCAGGTGAGATATCGTATTACATACAGCATTatggaatttttattgtaaatctATAAAGCAGAAAAAGTAATCTGTGATTTGGAGTTGTGAGCATTTTGCTTTTCTAGGTATGGGCTGTAAAGTACAATCCACAAAGAAATAACATGATTGCATCAGTATCTGAAGATAAATCCATTAATCTTTATGAATGTCCATTATatgacaaataaatttttgtataaatatgaataacTGTATATTACTTTATGTATATTACATAACTTTAAATGTtatgtttttatataaatgtaatattaaacaaaatagatATTAGtatctataaattttattgtactgtaattattaatatacaaatCATTAAGATGTCTGCCGAATCTAAAATACAGTATAACAAAAGATGAATACTTAAAATCTAAGTAAAAGACGAAGATTACAAAAGAACCCTGAAAAGGAATTCTGGTGTACAGATCAAATCCtgtatgaaaaaaaaaatataaacgtACCCTGATGTGGTTCCAAGTTGGAAGAGTTAAATCTAATTAACTCGAACTGGAACAGGGTATAAGACTTGTGTAACAAATACGTAAACAATGAATAGTAAAATCTATTCTATATCGTGTCAAACAGTTTCCttctaatgaaattttagatTGATCGGGTGCATGTAGAAGGGAAGATGACGCGATATAGAAACAAACTTAAAGTATCGTACGCATTAAATGCTTCAAATAATAGcaaattttccaatgaaaCTAGAAAACAAATGAGAACGTGtgaaagtaaaattattaaatggCATGCCAATACCTTAAACTTTCCGatctataaatacataattgaTCCGTACACACTCTTAATTGTACCTACATGTATTTTAGAAAGGGTAACAATCGAATCAGTAGACACTTGTTACATGCAAATCgatttttttatgtaatacATATATGACCAAAATAGAAGCTATTTTAACTGTAAATTTTCAAGTAGACTAGAAACTTAAAGTAAgggtttacaaaattttgtcTCTTCACATAATGCCAGTTTAGCGTTACTTAGACCGCTACATCGATATAAACATCACTACTGCTTTTGTCGTAACATTCTGTTGCACTGAAAATGTCCAAGTTTCGTCCAAATCTTCATCGTGCTTCTATCAGTCTTTAAAAAGTAATTAGACTTTGTATTCAATTGAAAGAATACAAATCAGTTTACGATGGAAACAAAATACAGATCTTATTCCTTGCAAATTTATCTATTACGAAGATGTATAGCGACATATTTCCATATACATCATGAGTCGTAATACATATCACTAAACTTTCTACATTCTTCATCGACgtttaatatatacaaaattgaattaaataatcGAGCATAATTACTGCTACGTACTAccgatttttaattttcttcgtaaTTATGGAATTTctcaatatatgtatatacaacaCGCAAAGTGAATAGGAATGATATATCAGGATTTTCGGCTATGTCACATTTTAATTATACCTCTTaaaaaaagggggagaataaaaattgcattGCCAATGCACATGCAACGAAGAAAAGTATTCAAACGATTATTCTTCTTATCTTTAGTGTGTAAAAATTAATGAGATGCCATGAAGATTTTCGGTGTCCTTTAAACGATGTGTGAGGTAAGAAAGAAACCTTCAACTTACTTATCAAGTATTCGTAATATATGTACTGCGTGTTGATTTACGATCAATACAGCAGTAAATCAAATGTACAATGACTAGCCTGAAACAGAAAAGCAATACTACGAAAGAAAGTTGTTTACTTTATAACAGGCTCTCACTATACCGTTGTTACTCTCGTAGAAGCTGTGACTATGTCACTATGACAATCTGTCACTCTGAATTTGCTTTCAGTTTCATCCGGCGTTACTTTGGCTATTTGCGAAGGGATATCTTGCTTCGGGTTATAATTAAAAGGTGGGACAATGGCGGACGCGGGTGTACGCACACCGGACCCATTAACGTATGTTTGTGCAGAACCTTCTGCATTCGCAGAGTCTACTCTTATAAAGGAACCAAGACGTGATATTCGTTTCATAGGATCCACCTCTGCCGTGGAGGATTCGGTATGCTGTGATTTTCGCAGAACAACCGAGGTGTCAACTACATCTACGATGTCTTTCTTGTACGTAGAAGCGTCATTGGACTTTACAGGAATCTTGCAAGGTGCGTCGTTTGCGTTCATT
This window harbors:
- the LOC126873808 gene encoding coiled-coil domain-containing protein 22 homolog isoform X1, whose product is MMEEVDNIIIHSLRQIGCDITENITNLSGFNTELVVEATVKCLDIIRPGLGLSTILPINMAARFRLGATLAQACSELGYKGDIGYQTFLYSSEADLRKVFMFLIEKLPKESDKPLSEPVSNIALLEKSIATVITQSLSVSWLPHYCHTKGFRNRGRARIAYKSVNLEVPKMDSKEEYQDYCIHYLQSVPEQVQNESSLLPSLISYNARALHTHSMSILDQINWLNKQYCDKIIEANISGDVNFLNGNSIKDRTLPSKQPQIKDNGTKEIKIIEQKVLNKMEKQDLQIEKIKIECECSRNDIEKLQDAIKKLSTSVAQVTINYQNEEKELTINEEQKKIKARIYDLFQDGEENIKKLETAIEVTTSKLINLGNQWEKHRVPLIQKYRQEREKHSTKASVSQKKLDDIKLLKEKERELQEECRNKDQQYSQLVIEVQKLPKEVNRSAYTQRILEIINNIRKQRDEINKVLADTREIQKEINTLTGRLERSFTVADELIFRDARTNEASRKAYKLLATLHSDCSELVSLVEETGATIREIRDLEEQIDCEATKNVGANLERITADLRQMKQETAELTAQLQSKTS
- the LOC126873808 gene encoding coiled-coil domain-containing protein 22 homolog isoform X2, producing MAARFRLGATLAQACSELGYKGDIGYQTFLYSSEADLRKVFMFLIEKLPKESDKPLSEPVSNIALLEKSIATVITQSLSVSWLPHYCHTKGFRNRGRARIAYKSVNLEVPKMDSKEEYQDYCIHYLQSVPEQVQNESSLLPSLISYNARALHTHSMSILDQINWLNKQYCDKIIEANISGDVNFLNGNSIKDRTLPSKQPQIKDNGTKEIKIIEQKVLNKMEKQDLQIEKIKIECECSRNDIEKLQDAIKKLSTSVAQVTINYQNEEKELTINEEQKKIKARIYDLFQDGEENIKKLETAIEVTTSKLINLGNQWEKHRVPLIQKYRQEREKHSTKASVSQKKLDDIKLLKEKERELQEECRNKDQQYSQLVIEVQKLPKEVNRSAYTQRILEIINNIRKQRDEINKVLADTREIQKEINTLTGRLERSFTVADELIFRDARTNEASRKAYKLLATLHSDCSELVSLVEETGATIREIRDLEEQIDCEATKNVGANLERITADLRQMKQETAELTAQLQSKTS
- the LOC126873814 gene encoding 28S ribosomal protein S27, mitochondrial — its product is MEYKMLKIFRSGRKLYHEFHKTVVQKRSFLSEAYRCENAWKARLQFPLLQKYKPEDLFITLDNKFFIDGKVSAIDIDIFANTIRSKDQVEELLSIIQKLRKSAETTNTLDSTHHAVIRYLFDNDLTEQLMNVLHDRLKYGIFPDYVCYNMLMDAYIKKEDYASAVKVAVLPMLQEDTDNLITNALSIYACHKYLEHTDTWQKPSEPIEDTKEEVKIRVNYLRNPFFDDHFDLTDPIDLIGKTLAFQGKFMNNTLGRTCQLRGLILYKKYQDASKSIKQWLNEFNGDIVYNEVFDLIENDKEKVHKEKATNEFEQLMLEVNGLKEKNLCKDNLIEALENNVKSAVEKQHDIDINDQLQKYTEWERKRQLILDKQIEEMNREAKLLEINKLKEEMKKQERFLTFFENEEEIELQIEEMEAKEKENMEKLLSKHGAQRKLKKLEGEKEYIPPML
- the LOC126873819 gene encoding WD repeat-containing protein 61, whose amino-acid sequence is MYSIVNKTENAHEDSIWTCAWGCLKKKKELQQDNEDSRESMQFNGNETVEYLVTGSVDDVVKVWEQKDKSLQLKYKLTGHSLGVVSVAVNSDGSKCASSSLDSSLKLWNLQTGEKISSIEVGPVDIWTVVFSPDDKFIVSGSHSGKIHLYGTDSGKQEQTLDTRGGKFILSVAYSPDGKYIASGAIDGIINIFDVTYGKVLRTLEGHAMPIRSLCFSPDSQLLLTASDDGHMKLYDVKDANLAGTMSGHASWVLGVAFAPNGQQFASSSSDHTVKVWELAQRQCLHTFNEHNDQVWAVKYNPQRNNMIASVSEDKSINLYECPLYDK